One window from the genome of Nitrosospira multiformis encodes:
- a CDS encoding phage integrase central domain-containing protein: MKDWEEVTKARRLNMPTRVVFPKNGSLPVKSIAPSHILDVLNTSAKKNGLTVAAEAKRTMSGVFELAVSTLRVDSDPVYAVRKVLPANKTQHKRPLDSAEIGQLLRDVEEYGGRHETIAAFRLMWLTPAGRLKSSRPNGPNSILMRRFGASLPRDEKAEGTHDPPPYASGPNIAEVARYHRLLLPSVSPP, from the coding sequence TTGAAGGATTGGGAGGAAGTCACCAAAGCCCGACGACTTAATATGCCGACGCGCGTGGTGTTTCCGAAGAATGGCTCGCTGCCGGTCAAGAGTATTGCTCCGTCGCATATCCTAGACGTGCTGAACACATCGGCGAAGAAGAACGGCCTGACGGTCGCGGCGGAAGCCAAGCGCACCATGTCGGGTGTTTTTGAGCTTGCAGTGTCCACCCTCCGGGTGGATTCTGACCCGGTCTATGCCGTGCGAAAAGTACTCCCCGCAAACAAGACTCAGCACAAGCGTCCGCTAGATTCCGCCGAAATCGGCCAGCTATTGAGAGACGTGGAAGAGTACGGCGGTCGCCATGAAACTATCGCAGCCTTCCGCTTGATGTGGCTAACCCCTGCCGGCCGACTGAAGTCGTCGAGGCCCAATGGACCGAATTCGATCTTGATGAGGCGATTTGGCGCATCCCTGCCCAGGGATGAAAAAGCGGAAGGCACACACGATCCCCCTCCCTACGCAAGCGGTCCAAATATTGCGGAGGTTGCACGGTATCACCGGCTGTTATTGCCATCTGTTTCCCCACCGTGA
- a CDS encoding fatty acid cis/trans isomerase: MSNYLFLLTALLAGCVALATNYETLYGPSAPKDRIISPDNVAAAGYVSFDKQVQPILNQRCIVCHSCYDAPCGLDLTSYEGLDRGANAVPVYNGARFTTSNPARLGIDAQNTPAWREMGFYPVLNEGVGTRAAHLNNSLLYKTLLLKRSDKFPTSGRLPDAYAVGSELRTDKDSLTQPSQCPNIERYDHFARQHPQWGMPFGFPALSEGEFKTIETWLAQGAPVEPAAALPQPVQQEVAKWETFFNSASNKERLMARYLYEHLFLGHLFFDQIDPGMYFMLVRSRTAPGQPIDVIPSVRPYDDPGAGPFYYRLQRHDRTIVDKTHLPYALNDQRLARFRELFLEPDYEVNILPSYESQLSANPFKTFVAIPPRSRYQFLLDDAHFIIAGFIKGPVCRGSIALSVIDDHFWVLFTDPDGDPLGHDAKFLEKISDDLRIPSEREESIGLLKAWDAYYDVAHRYFLNKIEYLQNAYPPGQGYGLSQIWDGGKVNRSAALTVYRHYDSATVVQGFVGEIPKTGWVLDYPLLERIHYLLVAGFNVYGTAGHQLATRTYMDFLRMESEFNFLLFLPRDQRFPLYRHWYRGTNKPEKLERLIAENVRKYGTREPAIRYESADGKKEFFVKAYQHLGGARSSLDTINWCREFPMQCAALKLDPRADAVEKAFRRLSDIKGEITDVFPNVTFMRVIVDGSVQNDLIYTLVRNKSYFNTTALVPTETSRVKSEDTVDVVRGFIGAYPNFFMELHLSDLQAFVDQYRAIDGYERYDALIEKYGVRRSNPQFWQSADWFQAKYRHDNPIYAGVFDLSRYQNR; the protein is encoded by the coding sequence ATGAGCAATTACCTGTTTCTATTGACGGCCCTGCTGGCGGGTTGTGTCGCGCTGGCAACCAATTACGAGACACTCTACGGTCCGTCGGCCCCCAAAGATCGCATCATTTCCCCTGACAACGTCGCCGCTGCCGGTTATGTCTCCTTCGATAAGCAGGTACAGCCGATCCTGAATCAACGCTGTATCGTGTGCCACAGTTGTTACGACGCACCCTGTGGGCTGGATTTGACCTCCTACGAAGGGCTTGATCGCGGCGCGAACGCTGTGCCGGTATACAATGGCGCCCGATTTACGACCAGCAATCCGGCTCGCCTCGGAATCGATGCCCAAAACACCCCCGCATGGCGCGAGATGGGTTTCTACCCGGTACTGAATGAAGGCGTCGGTACGCGCGCGGCCCATCTCAACAACTCACTGTTGTACAAAACCCTGCTGCTCAAGCGTAGTGATAAATTTCCAACCTCGGGCCGGTTGCCGGACGCATATGCTGTCGGTTCCGAGTTGCGCACTGACAAGGATTCGCTTACCCAACCCAGCCAGTGCCCGAACATAGAGCGCTACGACCATTTCGCGCGCCAGCACCCGCAGTGGGGCATGCCGTTCGGCTTCCCAGCGCTGAGCGAGGGTGAATTCAAGACCATCGAAACCTGGCTGGCGCAGGGCGCGCCGGTGGAGCCGGCAGCGGCGCTTCCGCAGCCTGTGCAGCAGGAAGTCGCCAAATGGGAGACGTTCTTCAACAGCGCGTCGAACAAGGAACGACTCATGGCGCGATATCTGTATGAGCATCTCTTCCTCGGACATCTTTTTTTCGACCAGATTGATCCCGGCATGTATTTCATGCTGGTGCGGTCGCGTACGGCACCCGGGCAGCCCATTGACGTGATTCCTTCGGTCCGTCCCTATGACGACCCTGGTGCCGGCCCATTTTATTATCGGCTGCAGCGTCACGACCGCACCATTGTCGACAAGACCCATCTACCCTATGCGCTCAACGACCAGCGTCTGGCGCGTTTTAGGGAGTTGTTTCTCGAGCCGGACTATGAGGTGAATATCTTGCCTAGCTATGAGTCACAACTTTCCGCGAATCCGTTTAAGACTTTTGTTGCCATTCCGCCCCGCAGCCGCTACCAATTCTTGTTGGATGACGCGCATTTCATTATCGCCGGGTTCATCAAGGGGCCGGTGTGCCGCGGCTCAATCGCGTTGAGCGTGATCGACGACCATTTCTGGGTTCTATTCACCGATCCAGACGGCGATCCTCTGGGTCACGATGCCAAATTCCTTGAAAAAATCAGCGATGATCTGCGCATTCCCTCCGAACGCGAGGAGAGCATCGGGTTGCTGAAGGCCTGGGACGCCTACTATGATGTCGCGCATCGCTATTTCCTGAATAAGATTGAGTACTTGCAGAATGCCTATCCCCCCGGTCAGGGTTACGGGCTGTCGCAGATCTGGGATGGCGGCAAGGTCAATCGCAGCGCTGCGCTCACGGTATACCGCCACTATGATAGCGCCACCGTGGTGCAAGGTTTTGTTGGCGAGATTCCAAAGACTGGCTGGGTGCTGGATTATCCACTGCTTGAGCGTATCCATTATCTGCTGGTGGCGGGCTTCAACGTCTATGGTACTGCCGGTCACCAGCTGGCCACGCGTACCTACATGGATTTCCTGCGCATGGAGTCAGAGTTCAATTTCTTGCTCTTTCTACCGCGCGACCAGCGGTTCCCCCTGTATCGCCACTGGTACCGAGGGACCAACAAGCCGGAGAAGCTGGAACGCCTGATTGCCGAGAATGTCAGAAAATACGGCACGCGGGAGCCCGCGATACGCTATGAATCGGCGGACGGCAAGAAGGAGTTTTTTGTTAAGGCCTACCAGCACCTGGGCGGCGCACGATCATCGCTGGACACCATCAACTGGTGCCGGGAGTTCCCGATGCAATGCGCAGCATTAAAACTGGATCCAAGAGCCGACGCGGTTGAGAAAGCGTTCCGGCGTCTGAGCGACATAAAAGGCGAGATCACGGATGTCTTCCCCAACGTGACCTTCATGCGAGTCATTGTCGACGGATCGGTGCAAAATGATCTGATCTACACGCTGGTGCGCAACAAGTCATACTTCAACACCACGGCTTTAGTACCCACGGAAACGAGTCGCGTCAAGAGCGAGGACACGGTCGATGTAGTTAGAGGTTTCATCGGCGCCTATCCCAATTTTTTCATGGAGCTGCACTTATCGGATCTGCAGGCGTTCGTGGATCAGTATAGGGCGATCGACGGCTATGAGCGTTATGACGCGTTGATCGAAAAGTATGGCGTTCGCCGCAGCAACCCGCAGTTCTGGCAGAGCGCGGACTGGTTCCAGGCAAAGTATCGTCACGATA
- a CDS encoding tyrosine-type recombinase/integrase, with amino-acid sequence MKKRKAHTIPLPTQAVQILRRLHGITGCYCHLFPHRDDRKKPMVAASFRQMLSVLGWGGKYSPHTTRTTGSTRLNELGFAADWIERQLAHAEQNAVRRTYNHAEHLVDRAKMMQQWADMLETWKKGANNVTPIKKAVA; translated from the coding sequence ATGAAAAAGCGGAAGGCACACACGATCCCCCTCCCTACGCAAGCGGTCCAAATATTGCGGAGGTTGCACGGTATCACCGGCTGTTATTGCCATCTGTTTCCCCACCGTGATGACAGAAAGAAGCCGATGGTCGCGGCATCATTCCGTCAAATGCTGAGTGTACTTGGATGGGGCGGCAAATATAGCCCACACACCACACGGACAACCGGCAGCACGCGGCTGAATGAACTCGGTTTTGCGGCGGACTGGATCGAGCGCCAGTTGGCTCATGCCGAACAAAACGCGGTGCGCCGCACTTACAATCACGCGGAACATTTGGTAGACCGGGCCAAAATGATGCAACAATGGGCGGATATGCTGGAGACATGGAAAAAGGGTGCCAATAATGTGACGCCGATCAAGAAAGCTGTGGCATAA
- a CDS encoding tyrosinase family protein, with the protein MMKMLQIRRIIGLIFLFFLSATIHGQTVDMIIGEKDAEKAHLCWNPIVARVALTEPKNADVKVTLISSPRTDDRKNGQVVFFAKKNTGKDSTSKNFTSSKSIEIVLPKNGDWVEFLVAGDFGYPSTNPNDVRIAVVNGDGIEIGIFNTSVRVRKNAEKLTSTEWQRFINTLAILHDVNNDSSNSLYVKYPVVHNAAWNMAHGGPAFLPWHRAFLLALERELQVIDSFVTIPYWKFDTASKNIFTLMAMGTPAGESLDGKVEFSANHPWKNWRVGGTKLVDSRPGNGSQPVGVIPEDLIIGSNGDYSTLWSNMEGSHHGDAHDRLNGWLARGISPSDPVFFLIHAQVDRVWAKWQFNNSLFDPTSSKGYAPLGTWESSGKSRNRPKGHWSNDTMWPWDGDESNETQRFSLRDLNWLGHLEEDRIEFPIISNFAPNLSPLVADMIDYMSFHGKNKSLGYCYDDVPFRRGKNND; encoded by the coding sequence ATGATGAAAATGCTCCAGATTAGAAGAATAATTGGGCTAATTTTTCTTTTTTTTCTTTCTGCCACGATCCACGGTCAGACTGTTGACATGATTATAGGTGAAAAAGACGCAGAAAAGGCTCATCTGTGTTGGAATCCTATAGTCGCACGTGTTGCTCTAACGGAGCCAAAAAATGCAGATGTCAAAGTTACACTCATCAGTTCTCCTCGAACTGATGATAGAAAGAACGGGCAGGTTGTTTTTTTTGCGAAGAAAAATACTGGTAAAGATTCAACTAGTAAAAATTTTACTAGTAGCAAATCAATAGAAATTGTTTTACCCAAAAATGGTGATTGGGTTGAGTTTTTAGTCGCTGGGGATTTTGGCTATCCTTCCACTAATCCCAATGACGTAAGAATTGCGGTTGTTAATGGAGATGGGATTGAAATTGGAATATTTAACACTTCGGTAAGAGTAAGAAAAAATGCTGAAAAACTTACTTCAACAGAATGGCAGCGATTTATTAATACATTAGCAATACTGCACGATGTTAATAACGATTCCTCAAATAGCCTATATGTGAAATACCCAGTCGTGCACAATGCTGCTTGGAACATGGCCCACGGAGGACCAGCGTTCCTTCCATGGCATAGAGCTTTTTTGTTAGCCTTGGAAAGAGAACTGCAAGTGATTGATAGCTTTGTAACAATACCATATTGGAAGTTTGATACGGCCAGTAAAAACATATTTACATTAATGGCCATGGGAACTCCAGCTGGAGAATCTCTAGATGGCAAAGTTGAGTTTTCTGCTAATCATCCTTGGAAGAACTGGAGAGTGGGTGGTACTAAATTAGTTGATAGTCGACCTGGCAATGGTTCGCAACCGGTGGGAGTTATCCCTGAAGACTTAATAATTGGATCAAATGGTGACTATTCAACTTTATGGTCGAATATGGAGGGATCTCATCATGGAGATGCTCATGATAGGCTTAACGGTTGGTTGGCAAGGGGCATCTCTCCTTCGGATCCGGTTTTCTTTCTAATTCATGCGCAAGTTGACCGTGTATGGGCAAAATGGCAATTTAATAACTCATTATTTGATCCAACGAGTAGTAAAGGATATGCCCCACTAGGAACATGGGAATCTTCCGGTAAATCTAGAAACCGCCCGAAAGGCCATTGGTCAAATGACACTATGTGGCCATGGGATGGTGATGAAAGTAATGAAACACAGCGATTTAGTCTACGTGACCTTAACTGGTTAGGTCATCTTGAAGAAGATCGTATTGAATTCCCCATCATCTCTAATTTTGCACCTAATTTATCACCTCTTGTTGCTGATATGATCGATTATATGTCATTTCATGGAAAAAATAAGTCACTGGGATATTGCTACGACGATGTACCTTTTAGACGGGGAAAAAACAATGATTAA